The genomic region AATCGAaatcaatgtttttaaatgGCAACAGCTGCATAGATTCTTACATATCTTAAAAATAAACTTCATGCACCTGACTCAAGCATCCCCCCCCCCCAATGCATCTCAGATAACATTTCATAAAACTTGCAATTAGTATTTAGAATTGCATTTAGTGAGCAATTTATCATAAGTCTGTTCAAAGTGTAAGTGCATGCTCGTATTGTGAGCTACACCATGTAGTAAGATAAATATGAGTTGTCTGGCAACTAAGAGGTTTCAGCATATAAAACTGgagttatatattttaaacaactgTGCTGAATCATGAGAGGTCACGAGATCTTATTGCAGTATTCCCATTACGTTTAGCATTTTCTAAAAGTAAATATATGTTCTGGCAAAATACTTCTTGAAAAATAAACCTGTTGTCTTGCGTCAGAGTAAGTTGTGTTTCTCCTTTTATGgttcaaaacagaaaacagtatATATGAATAAGAAAAATGCAGATGGACCATGTCAGAATTCTCattaaaaatctaattaaatgtgtaatatatgattataaaatacaaaaaaatgcaataaaattatCACACAAACTGAAAACGATAGTAAAAAATCATAACAAATACTATTCATAAAGATTTATAATCAACTTTGAATTGTTATGAATTGTTGTGGGTGTTCTTACCTGTCTTAATGAAGGTTTGCTCAATGAACTACTCAGCACAATCAGTCTTTGAGGAAACTGCATATATCAAATTGTGAATGTGTCCAGCAGAGACTGAGTATAAGTGTTATGATGTCATGTTCAGTGTGCAGGCAAAGGGTTCACTGACATCACTTCcagctgctctctctctctgaaccTCTTTCTCCCATTTTACACATTCTCTAGAGACAAAAAAGAGACAAGCAGGAAGAGGGAGGAGACATacacatgaacaaacaaatacatatgtgtgtttactccattGTGCCTGTATGAGAGCTAAAGCATATGTAAATTACTTGATTGTctataaagcacattttagaTAAGACACATGACAGAACATCAAATCATCCCATTCCTTTCTGAATTTTGAAAGTAAAGAATAACACCAATACTAATACtgatactactactactatacTAATAACACCTAAGTGTGTACTATGTCACATGCAGGCTATCTATTCAAGATCTTGTGGTTTCCTTAGCATGCACCAATGTTTGCGTATGTCCATGTCTTGTTCCCTTTGTCAATGTTCCGTATTTTATTGCATGTTTTTGCCTACATCCTGATACAAATTCCCATGCTTTTTGTTTACAACCACATATCAGAAAATGAATTCTGTTTCTGTTTATATGATTGTTATGGCATTAGAGCCACTAGTATTAGGTAactgaaaaaaatgtcttcttcttcttgttaaagtgaaagttcacccaaaaatggaaattctgtcataatttactcaccctcaagatgttccaaacctgtatgagtttctttgttctgttgaacacaaaagatattttgaagaatgttggtaaccatgAAAAAATACCATTGAAGTCATTGGGGACCAgtaactgtttggttaccaacattcttcaaaatatatttttttctcaaaagaacaaagaaactcgTGTACAACATTCATGTTTTAGAacaacgtgagggtgagtaaatgatgaccgaattttcatttttgggtgaactataagTGATTGTTTTAGGTGAAAGTGGAAACTAATTTAAACTGAGATATGAGAGATTGATGTTACCCTACATATCTGGAGGAGCGTCAGTATCTAAATGTTGCACTGTGCTGCCACTTACTGTTGAGATTTAGTATTACAGAACAAAATTCAAAATCTGTGGTTtgacatataataataatgtgggTGATAATAGAAAGTTACGTGGTTTAAGGTCAAATGAACTGATTTATGCAATTAATTGTCAAAAATAATAacttaaatgaccaaaatgtGAAATTAAGCTATAATGACCTGAAAGTTAAGACTAATAATACGATGTTTTATCAACTGGTTTATCAATTGTTTTATTACAGTGAAGCTTGAGGGTTAGTTTGCAATCTGTAGAGTTTAAAGTAAATGTCTTCAGATTAAAACAATTACACGctataaaattacataaaaaaataaaatggaaaaaagtaataaaaaagtGACGAGATGTTTGTAAGGTAAATGTATAggtatcaaaaaaaaaaaaaaatgctgcatttTCCCACATGATTTCTCAGATTTCTATGTAGATATTTAAAGgccattttctcaaaatgagaCAAATCTCCACTTCATTAGCACTTCTATCTGTATTCtgattttgtttgtgtgttattcAAACCACACAAAATCCActatataacatttatttttaaaatgactctTTTTTTGACTGTCAcctgtattttctttttatggAGTGATTAAATAGAGATATCCAAAACTAACATGTTTGTTCCtatatgcaaattagcactTAAATTGTTTgcctatttaaacattcagataAACATACAAAATAATTGTATAAATGTACTGTAATTAATCAACTGAGGAAGTCTGGTGATGTTTACGTTATTCACCTGTGGTGCCTTCAGTTTAAACATTACTAAAATGTTGTTCAAGTGTTCATCTTGTTGTTAGGTTGATTGATTTGTACGTTAAAGTgggctattttttatttttttattagcttTAAGATAAAATATACAGGTATGATTATAAATACGCACCATATTTCAATACACACCActgtatattttacataaaactcCTTTTAGAACTTATTTTACCCTAAAAGGAGGAACAAATGTCCTGTTTCACCATCTTTTTTTAATAGTGCAATTTTTTAGCTAATGGTGAAACTCTAGTGTTTTCAGTTCCAGTTTCCAGTAATCCATTTAGTTGCCGAGTGACTGTCTGACAGCTCTGCATCAGGTAAAAGTCTCTGATTATTTTTGATTACAaaccaaaaaaatttaaaaaaatagtaaaaatcaGTAATAATCagtattaattttataatttaaagttAAGTGTTCCTTTACAATCTATGTATGTCCCAATGTATGTCTACACACAAAGTCAAAAAGGATAAAACAAAGTCTAAAAAGCCACATCTTGACTTGACAACTTGACTGAAATTGTAGCAACATGAGTGGACCTAAAGTCTTGGTTGTCATAATCTGGATATTGAGAGGTGAGAGACttggttttgttgatttgtTGGGTTTGAAATATTAGTTTTAGATTAATCCATGAACAAATACTGAATGAGTGTCTATGACGAAATGATGCTGTTTATAAGGATGCCTTGTGATTTTACTCGCACTTCCATTGTGTTGTAAAGTTAAGCAGGTCTACATTGGCATTATGTACTGTATTAAACTAATGTAGAACATTCCCTTTGTGTTTATGTATGAAGGTGCTGCCAGCAACACATGGGAAATTAAAATGCCTCAGAAGATAGATGTGATAAGTGGTTTctgtgttcaaattccatgtcaGTTTGAGTTTCCCAGCTCATTCAAAAAGTCCCTAAACAAGTCTGTTGAGGCAATGTGGAGAAAAACATCCACGATTGGGGCAAATGTTCTCAGTTCGGAGTTTTCTCTTCTAAAAGGAAACGTGGTTGGCAACATCTTAAACAAAAATTGCACCACAGTGTTTCATAACTTTCCTGCTGAATTCAGTGACATATATTTCTTCAGACTTCAGGGTCCTGAACCTTTCATGTACACTTTTAAGAATGGAGTGAACATCACAGTCCATAAAGGTTGGAaaccttattttattaaataataacaacatgtTGTGCCAAAATGCTCCCCcccctctttctctttctttctttctttctttctttttttttattaactctCTTCTTAATTCCAAGACGTTCCACCGCCTATTCTGAACCCACATGTTCAGGTGCTGGAAGTTCTAGAGGGCACCAAGTTGACGTTGACCTGTTCCACTGTGATCTCATGTCCCTCAATACTACCTCTGATGCACTGGAACCCACAACTAGGAGAACAGCTCACACCAGCCATACAGGTGAAATATAACACCAGGCAAAGCATGATGATTGTAAACTACAGTTCTGTGTCCTGATGctttaaccttttttttcctAAGGAGGATGAATTTGGACAGACACTGTTGGTCTCCTCTCAGATGTTCAATGCTACGCCTCTAAATGACCACCTTAAAGTCTCCTGCTCTCTTTTGTACTTCCAGGGCGCCAAAAGACCTGTTGAGACCAGCATTATCCTCAGAGTGCTTTGTATGTGAAACAGAAATGAAAGCAATCACTATAAGTATTAAtgcaataatttttttatgagcAAATATTTTTGGACCTGTTCTGAAACCCTAAAAACCAAAGTAACCTATACTTTGGTTTTCACGCGTACAAACGGATCCGCCTACAATgcatgagatttaaattttATCACCAGAATAGTATGCGAAGTCTACTCTACGCTTACCGCTACACACGTCGCACATGCGCATTTAATTGGTTTTTTTACTAATCAGTtgttccacaaggtggcaacactGGCCCACACTTGTGTGTGAGGGTTATTATGAGATAACGCAACTTTAGTTAAAAAgaatacaaagacatttttatctGTCATAACTTCTGGAGAAAAATAGCACAGACATTGGACAaagattaaaggtgccatcaaatgtttttttacaagatgtaatataagtctaaggtgtcccctgaatgtgtctgtgaagtttcagctcaaaataccccatagattttttttaattacattttttaactgcctattttggggcataattagaaatgcgccgattcaggttgttgtccctttaaatcgcgcactgtccgcccccggagctcgcgcttaccttaaacagtgcataaacaaagttcacacagctaatataaccctcaaaatggatctctacaaagtgttcgtcatgcatactgtatgcatgcgtcggattatgtgagtattgtatactgttgtttacatttgattctgaatgaatttgaggctgtgatccgtggctaacggctaatgctacactgttggagagatttataaagaatgaagttgtgtttatgcattatacagattgcaagtgtttaataatgaaaatagtgacggctcttgtctccgtgaatacagtaagaaacaatggcaactttaacagtacattagcaacatgctaacgaaacatttagaaagacagtttacaaatatcactaaaaatatcatgttatcatggatcatgtcagttattattgctccatctgccatttttcgctgttttccttgcttgcttacctagtctgatgattcagcagtgcacatccagacatcctgcccttgtctaatgcttgaacatgggctggcatatgcaaatattgggggcgtacaccccgactgttacgtaacagtcggtgttatgttgagattcgcctgttcttcggaggtcttttcaacaaatgagatttatataaaaaggaggaaacaatggagtttgagactcactcaatgtcatttccatgtactgaactcttgttatttgactatggcaagataaattaaatttttaattctagggcacctttaaactttcTAGAGTGCACGTGTTGACCGCCTGCGTTCACGCACGGTATCAAATGAAGTAAAGTTATTGCAACTTTGAAAGGATGTGTGTTCAACTCTATGCATACAGCATATGTGTGAAAAAATgaagtacactttcatgacgTAATGGCGCTTTGACTGACAGGTAGAAGTCTGCTCGCAGGCGTGCTCTGCAAAAGTGCGTATTGGCTGCAAAGGGGGACATCTTTCCTCGTTCATCACATATGaggttttattaacaaagttcgggaggagcaCGTTCAGATAATTAACAAGGGAGGAGCTTATTCAGACAATCAtctcaattgacccttcgcaaagacccttagttactgttgctacgtccgacaagccatggtgcTCTCATGCCAAACTTCATGTTCTCATGCAGTGACAAATACATCACAGAGCAAAGAGTGACAACGCTGAAACTGACAACACGCTGAGAGATAAGACAGAGGGAGGTTACTTTGgtatgaaacaaagtcttagCTTTcgaatttttgtcatttaatacCGTTTTGGGCCTTAATGTGTAGtaacagatcgctgtagcgcctcactTCAAGCGACGCGTAAACCGATCATTTCTTCCTAGTTtttgcacaaaataaacatgaatgaacaccagaaggtatgttgtttcAACTGCGGAAAGACTTCAATACACacaagttcaagttcaagtccaccaacGTTAATCTACTAACTATACTTTCTGGTTtgtttgtcagacaaaatggtggattcaGCATTATGACTGgtcagatcgcctgtcaatcaaactcctggcaaAGGTTGAATTAGCCTCAGGAGGTATATACAGGAGACTTACCTCTGTTCTATGATagttttccagcatccctctaccaccccatctcctcacttatAACTATTCCTATCCCAACCTCGGATGGGGGGGGGGTGCTCTGGTTTCGGGCCTCCTCTCAGACAGCACGTCAAATACTCATAACCTTTACTCTATTTGATTAtatgtaagtgtgaacttgtgaaacTAAAATGCagagtgttttttttaacatggtGGTGTCCAAAAGTACACAAGTTTTTTCAGTTAACAATTGTAATATGAGAATAGCAATTTAAATAAGTTGAATTTAAGAAATTCAATTTAAGAGTTTCAGAATGTCTTTTGTCCCTCTATTGCTTTTTGAGTTTGTATAAAGTTTGCGTAAATCCTGATAATGACAATAATGATAATGTTCAGAATTATTTGAGAATGATCCAAAGAAAATATTGAGCTTCAATGGAAGCAAGAACAACTACAACTGAGTGTAGAAAGGAGTGATCAGTGTCAAAAATTTACAATAGTAATACAGaatcataattattattcaGTTGACATCACAGcgtttatttattcaaaattcaAAACATTCTGTTGATTTAAATTTAGATGGtctcagacttttttttttttaaataaattgtctGTTATGTCAAATTTAAGGACACACGTCAATCTTCTTTTTCAGATGCTCCAAAAAACACCATAGCCCTTGTGAGTCCGTCGGGTCCAGTGTCTGAAGGCAGTGTGGTGATACTGAGCTGTCATAGTGATGCCAACCCTGCAGTCAGGCGCTATGAGTGGTACAAAGACAGTGGATTTGGGAAGCTAGAATTGCAGAATCAAGGACAGACTCTAACAATGACAGCCAGAAGTAATGTTCAGGGTCTGTATGTCTGCAAGGTCTACAACAACCATGGGACCGACCAATCGAGGGCTGTTGCT from Chanodichthys erythropterus isolate Z2021 chromosome 15, ASM2448905v1, whole genome shotgun sequence harbors:
- the si:ch211-171h4.5 gene encoding Schwann cell myelin protein, translating into MSGPKVLVVIIWILRGAASNTWEIKMPQKIDVISGFCVQIPCQFEFPSSFKKSLNKSVEAMWRKTSTIGANVLSSEFSLLKGNVVGNILNKNCTTVFHNFPAEFSDIYFFRLQGPEPFMYTFKNGVNITVHKDVPPPILNPHVQVLEVLEGTKLTLTCSTVISCPSILPLMHWNPQLGEQLTPAIQEDEFGQTLLVSSQMFNATPLNDHLKVSCSLLYFQGAKRPVETSIILRVLYAPKNTIALVSPSGPVSEGSVVILSCHSDANPAVRRYEWYKDSGFGKLELQNQGQTLTMTARSNVQGLYVCKVYNNHGTDQSRAVAVDVNSCQCSIALYIVCGLLTLFSGFIQIQKPVKKTSRVRKYATLDVRHPSQDQ